A segment of the Candidatus Binatia bacterium genome:
GGCACGTTCAGCTCCGCGAAGCCTGGGTTTTCCGCCGCCGTCCGAGCGCTGTGCTCAGGCATCGGCTGGACGAAAGCGAAGCACACCATCGCCATGATGGTGGCAACCGTCGCCCAGGCTCTTACGAAGGATCGACTCATCCCAGGCCGTGCAATGTGCAAGTGCAGAGCCACCGAGAGTAGACAAACAGGGGGTTTTTCGGCGGGGACGTCGTGCGCCCGCGCAAGATCGGGCGACTATGCCGGGAAACGATCGTTCGGTGGGGATTGGGCCAGTTGCCCGTTCCTACAGCTCCCAGTGGCCGACACCATGGGTCGCCGCGTCTGTTTCCAGGCCCAGGGCTGGCGAATATCCGAGTACCGATGGCCGGTGGGCCGCGCGTGTTCTATGAGGGACGACAATGAGACCGACACCCCGGATCCGAACGATTCTTCTCACGGCAGCGGTGAGCCTCCTGTTGGCCGCCCCGACTACGGCCCCAGCCGGCGTGTTCGAGGCCTTCGGTCCGAACTCGGATTTCCCAGACAGCAATCTCGTCATGCCGTTTGTGGCGAAGGACTCGCGCGTCGGCTTTTTTTCGATTTCCAACCTGGGTGCCGGCGATCCAGAGGGCGCCCCGGTCCCGGTCGACTGGCGGTTCTACGACGAGAGTGGCGAACTCTTGATCTCCGTCGAGCGCCACATCCTGGGTGAGGGCGGCACCGACATCGTCGACGTCACGCAGGTGCGCAGCAAGGCGGCGGACGGCAGTCAGGGGCCGTCGACGAACCTGTCGGGCCGAAACGGTTTCGTCGTCGTTTCCAACGAAAACGGTGAGCCCGACCTCGTCGGCAACTACACGATCGCCAACACCTCTGCGAACTCGGGTTTCGGTGGCAACGCTGCCGGGCTCGGCTTCGTCGGCCTGCTCGCTCCGAACACCTTCTTGTTCGGCACGAGCTTCGCGCCGAGCAGCCTCGGCGACAATCTCTTGATGATTCTTGGTATCGACGACTTCGATCCGGTGCCGACGTCGCTTACGGAAGGCGCGATCCCACCTGCGGGCCAGGTCATATTCACGGTCGAGGTATCGCTGTATTCCAATGACGCGCCGTCGGGACTCCTTGCGAGGGTCGAGGTCCCGGTTCAGGGGACGGCCGTGTTTATGAGCTTGCAGGAATTGTTCCCCGGCTTCGATCTGAACACGTCGGTTTCTATCGTCACCATTCCGCTCACCGAAGGCGTCTCGATCATCGGGTTCTACGGCCAGGCCGTCGGCCAGTTCGGCGCCGGGCAATCCCTGCGGACGGACCTGCCGTTCAAGTGAGCAGCGCCGCGTTTCCTCCGGTCGCGCTGACCGTTGCCGGGTCGGACTCCGGGGGAGGGGCGGGCCTCCAGGCCGATCTGAAGACGTGGGAGGCTCTCGGCGTCTTCGGTACGAGTGTCGTGACCTCCGTCACGGCGCAGAACACGCGCGAGGTTCGCGTCGTCGACGCGGTCGCCGAGGACCTGGTTCGAGCGCAGCTCGATGCGGTCTTCGACGATCTCCCGGTCGCTGTCGTGAAGACCGGGCTTCTCCCGACCGCCTCCATGGTGCGCGTGGTCACCGAGGGGCTCCGTGCCCATGGAGCCCCGTTGCTCGTCGTGGATCCCGTGCTCGTGGCCACCAGCGGTGACGAACTCGCCGGCGCCGATGTGGGGGGTGCGGTCCTCGAGTCCCTGGCTGCGATTGCGACCCTTCTCACCCCGAACCTACGCGAAGCCGAGGTGCTCTCGGGCCGGTCGGTCGCGGGCCTTTCGGAGATGAGGGACGCGGCGCGCGCGCTCTCCGACCGCTGCGGCGCCGCCGTGCTCATCAAGGGAGGCCACCTCTGGGGCGCGGCCGTCGACGTGCTCCTCGACGAGGCCGGATTCGAGGAATTCGCAGCGGAGCGGATCCCGGGTGGGCCGGTGCATGGTACCGGCTGTACGCTCTCTGCCGCGATCGCGGCGGGCCTTGCGGCGGGGAAGCCGCTCCGGGAGTCGGTCGGTGTTGCAAAGCGTTACGTGCACTCAGCGCTTCGCGGCGCGTTCACCCTGGGCGCCGGCGCGCGGGTCCTCGCACACCGTTCGCGGTGAGCCGCGGAGTGGCAAGGCATGAACCCTATGTCGACGGTGGTGCGCTAGAGGCCGGACTGCGCGCGTTGTCGCAGGAAGTGGTCGCAGAGAACCAGCGCGACCATCGACTCGACCATCGGGACCGCCCGGGGGAGCACACACGGGTCGTGTCGCCCCTCGGCTTCGAGCTGAACGCTCTCGCCTTTTGTATTGACGGTCTCCTGCGCCTTGTGAATCGTCGCGGTGGGCTTGAACGCGGCGCGAAGAAAGATGGTCTCGCCGTTGGAGATGCCGCCCTGCACGCCGCCGGAGTGGTTCGTCCGCGTACGTACCTTGCCGCCGTCGGTGTAGAACGGATCGTTGTGTTCGATGCCGCTCAGCTTGGTGCCTGCGAATCCGGATCCGATCTCGAAGCCCTTACACGCCGGGAGCGAGAGAAGCGCCGCAGCGAGATCGGCTTCGAGCTTGTCGAACACCGGCTCCCCGAGTCCGGCCGGCATTCCGCGGGCCACGCAGGTGACGACTCCCCCGAGTGAATCCCCGTCGCGGCGTGCCGCGTCGATGCGCTCGATCATCTCCTCGGAGGCCTTGGCGTCGGGGCATCGCGTGATGTGCGCGTCGACCTGCTCGCGTGTCACCGTTTCGCTGTCGACCGAGGCTTCGATCTCGTGCACGCGACTTACCCACGCGACAATCTCCCCGGCGCCCGCCTGCGCGAGGACCTGGCGCGCGATCGCGCCGCCGGCGACGCGGCCGATGGTTTCGCGGGCGCTCGCCCGACCTCCGCCCTGCCAGTTCCGGATGCCGTACTTGGCCTCGTAGGTGTAGTCGGCGTGCGAGGGGCGGTAGACGTCGCGCATGTGCTCGTAGGCTGACGGCCGTGGGTCCTTGTTGCGCACCAGCATCGCGATCGGCGTGCCGAGGGTTTGGCCCTCGAAGACACCCGAGAGGATCTCGGCCTGGTCGGCTTCCTTGCGTGGCGTCGTGAGCTTGCTCTGGCCCGGGCGACGTCGATCGAGTTCCGCCTGGATCGCGCCGGCGTCGAGCGCCAGGCGGGGCGGGCACCCGTCGACGACCACACCGACCCCGCCGCCATGGGATTCCCCAAACGTGGTGATGCGGAAAAGCTCTCCGAACGACGAACTCACCCCATCATTCTATCCGTCCAGGGCCGGGGTCGCACGTTCGGGAGGATGGGAGGCTTCCGGCGAGCCCTTGCGCCGTGGCCCCGTAACGGCTTCGTCCAGGCAGATGTCGGCCAGCGCTACCGTTCGTCGCTTTCGCTATCGCGGCCTTCGCGTCGTCTACGAGTCCTTCCCTGGGCCCATCACAGCCATCGTGTTGAGCATTCGCGGCGGGGCTCGCTTCGACGGTGCCCGTCCGGGGCTGGCCCACATGGCCGAGCATATGCTCTTCCAGGGGACGGAGAGCTTCGACCAGCGTGAGCTCAATCGCCTGGCGGCCGAGTGTGGCGGAAATCACAACGCCGAGACCGGCTACGAGAGCATGGAGCTCACGTTCGAGGTGTTCAACGAAGACCTGGACCAGGCCCTCGGCTTGCTCGCCGAGCAGTTCTACCGGACACGTATCGACCCCAAGCGCTTCGCGAAGGAGCGCCGCGTCGTCCTCGACGAGATTCGTAGCTACCACGACGACCCGCTCGACTTTCTGCACGAGCGCGGCTGGCGGGCCTTCTACGACGATCCCATCGGCCGTCCGATCTGCGGCACCGCGAGCTCTCTGCGGGCCATGCGCCCGGCGGACATCGCGAGCTTCCTACGACGCTTCTTCGTGAACACGAACGCGGTCCTCTGCGTCGTCGGCGGCT
Coding sequences within it:
- the thiD gene encoding bifunctional hydroxymethylpyrimidine kinase/phosphomethylpyrimidine kinase is translated as MSSAAFPPVALTVAGSDSGGGAGLQADLKTWEALGVFGTSVVTSVTAQNTREVRVVDAVAEDLVRAQLDAVFDDLPVAVVKTGLLPTASMVRVVTEGLRAHGAPLLVVDPVLVATSGDELAGADVGGAVLESLAAIATLLTPNLREAEVLSGRSVAGLSEMRDAARALSDRCGAAVLIKGGHLWGAAVDVLLDEAGFEEFAAERIPGGPVHGTGCTLSAAIAAGLAAGKPLRESVGVAKRYVHSALRGAFTLGAGARVLAHRSR
- the aroC gene encoding chorismate synthase, with protein sequence MSSSFGELFRITTFGESHGGGVGVVVDGCPPRLALDAGAIQAELDRRRPGQSKLTTPRKEADQAEILSGVFEGQTLGTPIAMLVRNKDPRPSAYEHMRDVYRPSHADYTYEAKYGIRNWQGGGRASARETIGRVAGGAIARQVLAQAGAGEIVAWVSRVHEIEASVDSETVTREQVDAHITRCPDAKASEEMIERIDAARRDGDSLGGVVTCVARGMPAGLGEPVFDKLEADLAAALLSLPACKGFEIGSGFAGTKLSGIEHNDPFYTDGGKVRTRTNHSGGVQGGISNGETIFLRAAFKPTATIHKAQETVNTKGESVQLEAEGRHDPCVLPRAVPMVESMVALVLCDHFLRQRAQSGL